One window of Candidatus Neomarinimicrobiota bacterium genomic DNA carries:
- a CDS encoding DUF4139 domain-containing protein encodes MKKLTFIFFTSLILGESNNAVMTIYKDGYALVKQPVSWKEKKSPGIQTLRYQELPDGLVDDSPFLTLDKGQIMGQRYFGNLFSGTKYFINMIGAEVTVGIEDGDEYTGVLLDYHTNSVTLQTRRDVISLNQIVFISHRNQIGNPRINPLLEWDVNMENASFISGNLAYLSYGFDWDAHYRLVLNESENSADFISEANVINQSRMNFNNLSLQLVEGNLRRPSAKSGLQPQRYRSGRATALDIAPELPSEETLGDFHIFRPLKEKTDFIRGEKITVRLYETRSVSFEKMYVFENSERSKREEPLNVEISFANSENNNLNIPLPQGKVNLYYENGASLEFAGEDYLRQIPKGETATVKAGRAFDVIGKRTVLNYNRQQKSEEASIEIVIKNKRETDIDVRIVEHIRGDWVVKEASENFTKKDASTIHFPITVKSGSSNTLSYTYRKEWN; translated from the coding sequence ATGAAAAAATTAACCTTCATATTCTTCACTAGCCTGATCCTTGGAGAATCCAACAATGCAGTTATGACAATTTACAAAGACGGGTATGCTCTGGTTAAACAACCTGTATCTTGGAAAGAAAAAAAATCACCCGGAATACAAACACTTCGATATCAAGAGTTGCCCGATGGCTTAGTGGACGATTCACCGTTTTTAACGTTGGATAAGGGACAAATTATGGGACAGCGGTATTTTGGGAATCTTTTTTCTGGTACCAAATATTTTATTAACATGATAGGTGCAGAGGTGACTGTTGGCATTGAGGATGGAGACGAATATACCGGTGTACTTCTGGATTATCATACTAACTCGGTAACGTTACAAACGAGGCGTGATGTTATTTCTCTAAATCAAATAGTGTTTATTTCGCATCGAAATCAAATTGGAAACCCCAGAATTAATCCATTACTGGAATGGGATGTAAACATGGAAAACGCTTCTTTCATCAGTGGGAATTTGGCGTATTTATCATATGGGTTTGATTGGGATGCGCATTACCGTCTGGTGCTAAATGAAAGTGAAAATTCCGCAGATTTTATATCCGAGGCAAATGTGATAAACCAAAGCAGGATGAATTTTAATAATCTTTCACTTCAATTAGTGGAGGGAAATCTCAGAAGGCCTTCTGCTAAAAGTGGCCTGCAACCTCAAAGGTATCGATCGGGACGTGCCACTGCATTAGATATAGCACCAGAATTACCATCCGAGGAAACACTTGGGGATTTTCATATTTTCAGACCTTTAAAGGAAAAAACTGATTTTATTAGAGGAGAAAAAATTACGGTCAGATTGTACGAAACTCGATCGGTATCTTTCGAAAAAATGTATGTGTTTGAAAATTCAGAAAGATCCAAGAGAGAAGAACCTCTTAATGTTGAAATTTCATTTGCCAATTCTGAAAATAATAATCTAAATATTCCGTTGCCACAGGGGAAGGTGAATCTCTACTACGAAAATGGTGCTTCGCTTGAATTTGCCGGAGAGGATTATCTCAGACAAATTCCAAAAGGTGAAACAGCCACGGTAAAAGCAGGTCGCGCGTTTGACGTAATCGGAAAGCGAACTGTATTAAATTATAATCGTCAGCAAAAAAGTGAAGAAGCATCCATAGAAATTGTGATAAAAAATAAACGGGAAACGGACATTGATGTTAGAATTGTAGAACATATCCGTGGCGATTGGGTTGTTAAAGAAGCATCCGAAAATTTTACTAAAAAAGATGCTTCCACCATTCATTTTCCGATAACAGTAAAATCGGGATCGAGTAATACACTTTCTTATACGTATCGAAAGGAGTGGAATTAA
- a CDS encoding valine--tRNA ligase, translating to MTESTLSKKYSWESIEDKWYQHWMDAGYFRAKTDSKKPPYTIVIPPPNVTGVLTMGHVLNNTIQDILIRKARMEGKNACWIPGTDHASIATEGKVVDKLKNEGISKDDLSRDEFLKYAWDWKEEYGGIIIRQLKKLGCSYDWERERFTMDEGYSNAVLEAFVKLYEKGLIYRGHRLVNWCPASKSAISDEEVNHKEVNGKLWHLRYPVEGSDEVVIIATTRPETMLGDTAVAVHPNDKRYKHLHGKFILLPLVGRKIPIITDEYVDIDFGTGCLKVTPAHDPNDFVLGEKHDLDFINIMNTDATLNENMPKPYRGLSREDARKKVLLNLEKEGVLEKVENYVHKVGYSERGNVPIEYYLSDQWFVKMKDLAVPAIEAVKTGKIKFHPEHWTKTYDHWMENIKDWCISRQLIWGHRIPVWYCRGKDKDQCQIECRQPIVSITKPNACSICGSKDLVQDPDVLDTWASSWLWPFGVHDWPAESNDLKTFYPTDVLVTGPDIIFFWVARMIMAGEEFLGEIPFSDVYFTSILRDEKGQKFSKSLGNSPDPFELFSKYGTDAVRFGMMLMAPQGLDVLFSETRLEVGRNFMNKLWNAARFVHMNLKDNEIPTIDIDKQNLDLPERWILYRLNQTIDQYNRRLSEFHFNEAAKTLYEFTWSDFCDWYVEIAKTRFFSDNDEKAEIARAVAVRVLKNILKLLHPYAPFMTEELWEYFKFDSEPDLIKATWPDSSFPSANQNELGSMDILKEVITAVRTIRSRMNVPPASKANVLVRSPNGSTDVLKKYESIIKSLAKIENMTLGESIEKPDHSATAVIRQMEIFIPLEGLINLDVERARLTKRQSELDGFIIQIQKKLSNDNFLSKAPKDVVQNEKEKLADMEAELERINSNLEMLS from the coding sequence ATGACAGAATCTACCCTCTCAAAAAAATATTCTTGGGAATCTATCGAGGATAAATGGTATCAACATTGGATGGACGCCGGCTATTTTCGTGCGAAAACGGACTCTAAAAAACCACCTTATACAATTGTAATTCCTCCTCCTAATGTGACGGGGGTACTCACTATGGGACACGTGTTAAACAACACCATCCAAGATATTCTTATTCGTAAAGCGCGGATGGAAGGGAAAAATGCTTGTTGGATCCCCGGAACCGATCACGCTTCCATCGCTACCGAAGGGAAAGTTGTCGATAAACTCAAAAATGAAGGAATATCCAAAGACGATTTATCTCGGGATGAATTTCTAAAATATGCTTGGGATTGGAAAGAAGAATACGGTGGAATTATCATTCGTCAGCTCAAAAAACTCGGCTGTTCGTACGACTGGGAACGAGAGCGATTCACTATGGATGAAGGATATTCCAACGCTGTTCTTGAGGCTTTTGTAAAGCTATATGAAAAAGGTCTGATTTACCGCGGACACAGGCTGGTGAACTGGTGCCCTGCGTCCAAATCTGCCATAAGTGATGAAGAAGTAAATCACAAAGAAGTGAATGGAAAACTTTGGCATTTACGCTACCCTGTAGAAGGTTCTGATGAAGTCGTTATTATTGCAACAACGCGTCCGGAGACCATGTTGGGCGATACAGCTGTAGCAGTTCATCCGAATGATAAACGGTATAAACATCTTCATGGAAAGTTTATTCTTCTACCCTTGGTTGGACGAAAAATTCCAATAATTACAGATGAATATGTGGATATTGATTTTGGAACCGGATGTTTAAAAGTCACACCTGCACATGATCCGAATGATTTTGTTTTGGGAGAAAAACACGATTTAGATTTTATCAATATCATGAACACAGATGCCACATTGAATGAGAACATGCCAAAACCCTATAGGGGACTTTCAAGAGAAGATGCTCGGAAAAAAGTATTGCTGAATCTCGAAAAAGAAGGTGTTTTGGAAAAAGTTGAAAATTATGTACACAAAGTTGGGTATTCTGAGCGGGGTAATGTACCAATCGAATATTATTTATCAGACCAGTGGTTCGTCAAAATGAAAGATCTTGCAGTTCCTGCAATTGAGGCAGTCAAAACTGGAAAAATAAAATTTCACCCCGAACACTGGACAAAGACTTATGATCATTGGATGGAAAACATTAAGGATTGGTGTATAAGCCGCCAATTGATTTGGGGACACAGGATTCCTGTATGGTATTGCAGAGGTAAAGATAAAGACCAATGCCAAATCGAATGCAGACAACCGATTGTGTCTATCACAAAGCCGAATGCTTGTTCAATTTGCGGATCAAAAGATCTGGTTCAGGATCCGGATGTATTGGATACTTGGGCTTCCTCTTGGCTTTGGCCGTTTGGAGTTCATGACTGGCCGGCAGAATCCAATGACCTCAAAACATTTTATCCGACAGATGTTTTGGTTACCGGTCCAGACATTATCTTTTTTTGGGTTGCTCGAATGATAATGGCTGGCGAGGAATTCTTGGGTGAAATCCCTTTTTCCGATGTGTATTTTACCAGCATTCTCAGAGACGAAAAGGGGCAAAAATTTAGTAAATCTCTTGGGAATTCACCTGATCCTTTTGAACTTTTTTCAAAATACGGTACGGATGCTGTACGATTTGGGATGATGCTAATGGCGCCGCAAGGATTGGATGTCCTTTTTTCGGAAACCCGTTTGGAAGTTGGCAGAAATTTCATGAATAAATTATGGAATGCCGCAAGGTTTGTGCACATGAATCTCAAGGACAATGAAATACCAACAATTGACATTGATAAACAAAATTTAGATTTACCAGAAAGGTGGATATTATACCGCCTGAATCAAACAATTGACCAATATAATCGACGATTATCAGAATTTCATTTTAACGAAGCTGCAAAAACTTTGTACGAATTTACATGGAGTGATTTTTGCGATTGGTATGTTGAAATCGCAAAAACACGGTTCTTTTCGGACAATGATGAAAAAGCTGAAATTGCCCGAGCGGTGGCAGTAAGGGTGTTAAAAAACATTTTGAAATTGCTTCATCCTTATGCGCCATTTATGACGGAAGAATTATGGGAATATTTTAAATTTGATTCAGAACCAGATCTGATTAAAGCAACGTGGCCGGATTCAAGCTTTCCCTCGGCAAATCAAAACGAACTTGGCTCGATGGACATTTTAAAAGAAGTCATTACAGCTGTGAGGACAATCCGTAGTAGAATGAATGTTCCCCCTGCAAGCAAAGCAAATGTGTTGGTACGTTCACCAAATGGATCTACGGATGTATTGAAAAAATATGAATCCATCATAAAATCACTTGCTAAAATTGAGAACATGACTTTGGGGGAGAGCATAGAAAAACCAGATCATTCTGCAACTGCCGTCATAAGGCAGATGGAAATTTTTATTCCCCTTGAAGGTTTAATTAATCTGGATGTTGAGCGAGCCCGCCTTACCAAAAGACAATCTGAATTGGATGGGTTTATTATTCAGATCCAGAAAAAATTAAGCAACGATAATTTTTTATCAAAAGCTCCTAAAGATGTTGTCCAAAATGAGAAAGAAAAATTGGCTGACATGGAAGCAGAACTTGAACGAATTAATTCAAACCTTGAGATGTTATCATGA
- a CDS encoding cyclic nucleotide-binding domain-containing protein: protein MGSIELKDFTIFSGFSPEELETFNPVIKQVNVPAGGQLIREGDVGDSIYLLQSGEVEINQALTLSMNKNESDNREKAIIKLSSDLKPLFGEMSLFHEGDRRTANVKALSDCTLSQIMKNDLFEICETHPTIGYKIMKNLGGVLSGNLVKANQNVLKLTTAFSLILER from the coding sequence ATGGGATCAATAGAATTAAAAGATTTCACTATTTTTTCTGGTTTTTCTCCAGAAGAATTAGAAACATTTAACCCCGTAATAAAACAGGTAAATGTTCCTGCCGGGGGGCAATTAATCCGAGAAGGAGATGTGGGTGACAGTATTTATCTTTTGCAGTCTGGAGAAGTCGAAATTAATCAAGCCTTAACGCTTTCAATGAATAAAAATGAATCTGATAATCGGGAAAAAGCAATTATAAAACTTTCAAGTGACCTCAAACCACTATTTGGAGAAATGTCTCTTTTCCATGAAGGTGATCGTCGCACCGCTAATGTGAAGGCACTTTCGGATTGTACTCTTTCACAAATAATGAAAAATGATTTATTTGAGATTTGTGAAACCCATCCAACAATAGGATACAAGATCATGAAAAATCTGGGCGGTGTCCTATCCGGGAACCTTGTAAAAGCAAACCAAAATGTTCTCAAACTAACCACTGCTTTCAGTTTGATTTTGGAACGTTGA